Sequence from the Rutidosis leptorrhynchoides isolate AG116_Rl617_1_P2 chromosome 3, CSIRO_AGI_Rlap_v1, whole genome shotgun sequence genome:
AAGTCTtcttgcgtcttgcgagggcaacctggcaaatttttttttttttttttttttgggctccagCGCAAGAATTTGTTTGGGAAtgggcattttggctataatcccGTTGCTAAAACATTCACACAAAAATTTCCCTTGGATTTATAGTATAAAAAGTGTCATATTTTCTGTCGAGTTGTGCCAAGTGATTTTCCCTGAACAAAACTTTGTGTTTAACAAGTGATAGATTTAGCATTTGAAATATTATAGTGATGAAATTTTTGCATCTATTTTTCTGTTTATGTATGGTACGTAGACCTTCATAAATTTATCATGTTGCTGTATAGGTGTAAAAAAGTATAAAGGATGTTAGCCGGTTCAAAAGAGTGTAACCTTACAAAATATCAACTCTGACCAATTGAAGTAAAAATTTTAGTGGAATTTTTGGTTATGGTTGGTTCACATTTTTTCCTTAATGACTTCTGGCCTGTTTATTGGGGTCACAGCCCCCCATAGAAGACTCTGTAGCACCGGCCCCATCTTAACTATAGCTCTAACATCTTGCTTGTCTTGGTTAGGTTGTGTTACTGTCGTCGAGCCTCTGTCATGGTGGTTTTCTTTGTATTCTCGGTTTCTTGTCTCTTTTTCAAATCAAGTTTTATATCAAGTTTAAGTTTTtttgtcaaaaaaataaaaaagacaTGCCAAACACGATGCTTATTATCAAAAACAAATGGGGtccatttttttataaaataaaaaaaaaaaaggaaaaaaaaaacagaagGTTGAGGTCAGCCTCGTCTGTGATGATAACATGATTTAATAGAGTTATTAAAACATTTTTTTATTGTTTAGTCGATATTAATGACATGTTTTGGGTCATCATGTTTTGGGTCATTATGTACAATCTACACAAGACCCGTTTTCTCATGGAATTATCACCTAAATGCCTATTTTAACAACCCTTTTTGACTCATAAcccataaaaaaaaatttaataatttgCCCACGCAAAGCGCAAAGGCGCAAGGTGCCTCTTTGCGACCTTACTCCTCGGTGGAcgtaaggacgcaaggtgcctcttgcgaccttgctcCTCGGGgatgcaaggtgcctcttgctcccgccTGCATGTCAtaattaaagttttctttcaatacatttcatcaaacaccttaagTGCGCCTTAGATTTGGTATTTATTCTTGATCATCTTTCATGGTAAACTATCGAGAATCTTTGTTGGAGCTGAATAACACACAAAAATAGCTATTGTGAATACCAAAGCAAGATAACTACATTTATCAAACAAACAAAATAATACATTGTACTGAAACAATTAGGTGTCGTAAACATCTTATTATATAGATCAAAATAATGTTGGATCAGGTGATGTTAAGTGGCTGTTGAGATCGGTCAGATAAACATCACACAGCATTGTCACCATTTCTAGCCAATGAAATAGTTTACTAAAGATGATCAAGAATAAATACCAAATGTAAAGCGcacgtaaggtgtttgatgaaatgtctgaaaGAAAACTTTAATTATGAACATGCAGGCagaagcaagaggcaccttgcgtccttgcgtccccggagatcaaggtcgcaagaggcaccttgcatCGTGCATCCACCGGGGAGCAAGGTCGCAAAGAGGCACCTTGCGCGGGCAAATTGTCAACTTTTTTGTATGGGTTATGAGTCAAAAAGGTAGAAAAAATGGACATTTAGGTGATAATCTCGTTTTCTCATGGTCTCAAAACTGCATCGTGTCTGCTAATACAAAGACGTGCAAAAACAAACGATTCGCTTAAGGTGTTACGCAATATTGACCACGACAAAGTGAAAAATGTAGAAGATTAGATTAAAATAGTGGAGGAGCAAAATTACACTCTACATTGAACATGACCATTAAGTACACGTTTCTTGCATATGCATAGAACAGGATCGAAATTATATTTCTATTTGTATTTCTAATTATACTAAATAACGTAAATGGTACAGTAATCCTATTGCATAATACTGTTTAGGGCAGGTTCAAATGAGAACCACAAAAATGgcaagaactgcgagaactttttaatttcatagtttttatgcatttaaatgcaacaaattacatgcaattGTTAATTAATGCTCATATTATTAACAAACATATTTTCATTAcgacaaattacatgttaaattgttacttataataaatatttacATGTTCACAAACAAAGATGCACATGTGAACGAAAAaccatatatttgattatataagtaAAAATATAAGGTTTTTCAAACTATTTATAGTTCTTTCTTACTCTCCATCAATATTTATGGGTGATTCAATTTactcacatgtgaaaatctttgtaaTTTAAAAGTTCTTGCAGTTCTCGCCTTTTGTGTGGTTCGCATTATAACTTTTGACGGTAGGATAAAACATAAAACTAAAACAATTAAAATTTATAGCTAAAAAAATTAATAACAAGAAAGTCCATATATTTTCAAAACGTTTAATATAAGaccaaaagaaaaaaataattcAGAGTTTAAAAAATTACATGGATAAaacataaaactaaataaaacaattACAGCTACAAAAAAAAATCTTCAAAATTTATAACCAATAAAGTAAATAACAAGAAAGTCCGAATATTTTCATAatgtttaatttaatataataccaaaACAAAAAAATAATTCAGAGTTTATAAAAATAGTGTTAGACGACGAGACAAACATAGTGACATAGGATCTATCACGTAGAAATAATTGTTACTGTACATGTTTATTCATAATAGTTTTTTATCCACTTTTATCGCTCAACTAAAATAACTACACAATTTCGTCGCATCACGCAGACGCTCCTACTAGTTGATGTTAGAAACTGTTTAACAAACACATCACTTATTAAATGAATCGTCAATAGTTGATTCCAAAGGCTTAATTTTGCATCAAATCTTTAACTTATCGTACTACCATTTTTGGCCGAAGTTTCCTAATCAACCACTTTCTTCTCAATTTAACATCCAACGCTAAAAATGTTTTTGCTATTTTATCATCTTCCAAAAAATCACACGCGTCCAAAATGAGATCTTCATCCATATCTGGTAACGCCTGAATCGCTTCAATTACGTTCTCCATATCACCAAACTTTTTCTGGTTATCTTCATCTTTCCTCGTTTCTACTAAACGAGAAACCGCACTCGCCATTTCTCGAAGAGCACTCACCATGCTTTCATGGTCCATCTTTACTCTCTTCAAATTCTTTATACTTTGTTTGTGTTGTACCTCGCGCTTAAGATGAAGTTCATTCTTTGATGCTGCTGAACCACTACGAACTTGTTCAGTTTGGTTTGAACGATTATCGGTAGTATCAGAAAGACTATCTTTTTCATCAGTGTTCGATTCTTTAAATACAAAACACAAATCTTTATACAAAGGTAGTGGTCTCGTCATATATTGTCTTGCATCAGAATTTTCCTGCACATTGTTACAAGTGGTAAAAATCGTGAGTCGGGGACGAGTCGGTCAGGAGCTTACAGGGACGGGTCGGTCAAGTCGGGGTTTGACCAACGTTTGAATTTTAGTAATGTATATATATACcccatatatattatattataaatataaataaatatatcaaacataaaacataaatatttcGAATATAGATATCGGGTACAAAATCGAATTTTAAAAAATATTACTccattttgaccaagtttgactttgacataCTCAGACCCGACTCGGCCCGAATTTGACCGAGTAGCGGATCTAGGAGTCACGGGTGTTACTAGTTAAAAGGTCAAAGGAAACATTTACTGATGAGATAATACAAACCTCAATGTAATCTTGCCAGGCACGATCATCGGCAATCACCATTTGACGTAAATCGTCCCACAAAAAACCATCTGATTCCAACAGCTTGTTTACAACAGTATATTGTCTTCTAAATGTCTTGTAACGATTTTTCAAAATATCAACATCATATTTGAAACCAAACTTGTCATTAAATAACTTGATCATCTCTATCCACGATTGCTTACGAAACAATCCATCAACATGACTTCCTTTTCGAACTTGGTCAACCATAAGTTCAACGAAGTAACGATCCATTGATGGCTGCCAATATGTCCTAACACGACACCCTCCTGGATCAATATCATCAAATTCTTTGGAGATTGAAACCCTAAAATCATCATCGATCATAATTTCATGAAGAACCTCCAAATCAGCCTCGTTATTTTGAATAACGGTATCACCAACTGATTCGTTACCAAATTCTAACATTTTGTCAGCATTGTCAATATTTGCTTCCGCAGATATGTTTTTGTATATTTGACATAAATCAAaataatatggaattgttttaattcTATATATTCGAGCACCGGGTTGTACCTGCACACACGATTATCGGATCATGCATATTCATAAGTTTTACAAATAATTCATTTTTCAACTGAAATAATTGATAACTAACTTACCTTGATATAGTCATCCCAAACATTATTATCAGCTGTCACCATATGTCGAGTATCGTCCCATGTAAATCCATCCAATGCAAGAAGATTGTTTACTGCTTTGTATAAAGTTCTTAAAGTTTTGTGTctgttttttaaaacgtctttttcgtAATGAAACTTGAATTTAGTACTGAACAATGTAGTCATGCGTTTCCAagctcgtttactaaataaatgatCATCAATTCTGCTTCCTTTTCCAACTTGTTCAAgcattaaatcaatgaaatatctgTCCATTTCAGGTGTCCATATGGTCCTCAATCGATAGCTTTTGTCCATGTTATTCTTATAACTGCGCGCACACAATAAAAAACTACATGTTTATACATTTTTGAATTCATTAGTGTAAAATCACTGAAAAAGTATtcaaattgttttatatatattCTTAAGAGGCAAAGTTACAAGCTATAGCACAAGCATATACAATTGACACATATATACACATTATT
This genomic interval carries:
- the LOC139899442 gene encoding L10-interacting MYB domain-containing protein-like → MDKSYRLRTIWTPEMDRYFIDLMLEQVGKGSRIDDHLFSKRAWKRMTTLFSTKFKFHYEKDVLKNRHKTLRTLYKAVNNLLALDGFTWDDTRHMVTADNNVWDDYIKVQPGARIYRIKTIPYYFDLCQIYKNISAEANIDNADKMLEFGNESVGDTVIQNNEADLEVLHEIMIDDDFRVSISKEFDDIDPGGCRVRTYWQPSMDRYFVELMVDQVRKGSHVDGLFRKQSWIEMIKLFNDKFGFKYDVDILKNRYKTFRRQYTVVNKLLESDGFLWDDLRQMVIADDRAWQDYIEENSDARQYMTRPLPLYKDLCFVFKESNTDEKDSLSDTTDNRSNQTEQVRSGSAASKNELHLKREVQHKQSIKNLKRVKMDHESMVSALREMASAVSRLVETRKDEDNQKKFGDMENVIEAIQALPDMDEDLILDACDFLEDDKIAKTFLALDVKLRRKWLIRKLRPKMVVR